The region CACCCACTTCACGAGGGACATTGAGAGGCCCGATGGATCAAAGGCGTATGTCGGTTATGGCAAGGACAGCCTCGTGGCTTGCATTCAGGCGGTCGCTCAGGTGAAGTTCATGGCCAAAGATGCCTGGCAGATCAGGGAAACCTACCCGAACGCGGAAGAGGCGAGGATATCGGTCGCTATCATACAGGCCGCCAGGATTGTAAGGGATAAAAACTTCGATTACATCCGCAGGGGAATCGGAGCGCCGGTGACCGCTTCCTTCAGCGATAAAGGTATAATCATAAACGATCCCTACGCCGGCAATCAGGTTATATATGAAAAGCCGATCTGACAGAGATGGGGAGGTTAAAGGATGAAGAGGGAGAGGATTGTCAGGATAGAGGGAGAACCTAAATCGAACGAGATCAGGCGAAAAGCGGCAGAGCTGATAGCGAGAGGACATAAGACCTACACTCCGACACAAGCCGTTATCTCCAGGGCTGAGGGGGTGTATCTCTGGACCGTCGACGGCGCCAAACTCCTGGATTTCGCTTCCGGCGTGTTGGTCGCCAATCTGGGCCATAATAACAGATACTTTGAGAGACGGTTTGAGGAGTATTGCAGGGGAATTCCCAGAACAGCCTATAACACCTTCACCCCGCTTGAGATACAGGCCGCGGAGAGACTGATCGCCAGCTTGAACTCTCCAAGGCTTCAAAGGGTAATGTGGGCCGCCACCGGATCGGAGGGGATAATCAAAGCGATCTGGTCCGCCATGCATAGATATCCCGACCGGCACATAATCTTAGCCACCAGAGGTGGATTCCATGGCAAAAAGGGACTCGCCGGAGATATCACCGGTGAGAGCTCGAAAAACCCAAACGTCAGATTTATATCCTTTCCGCTATGTGACTACTGCCAGGAGGTTGAACCGGAAAGGAAGGGAATGGAGGAGGTCTGCAGGCCAAAATATGAAAGGGAACTGAAGGCATTGGCTGAGGAGTTCCCCGGGAAGATCTGCGCCCTTGTCACCGAACCCTATCTCGGCGCGAGGGGGTCCTTCCATCCGCCGAAGTGGTACCTCCAACTATTGGACCGATGGTGCCATGAAAACGATGTGCCGTTCATACTTGACGAAGTGCAATCCTGCTTGGGAAGAACAGGAGAGATGTATGCCTTCCAGAAATACGGGATAGAGCCCGATATCGTAGTTCTGGGAAAAGGTGTGGGCAACGGCGAGCCTGTGAGCGTCGTGGTGGGTAGGGATGATCTGATCGACTCGTTGGATTATGGCGAGGGGTCCGACACCTACAGCGGTAACCCACGCGCCTGCGCCGCTATCTTGGCCGTCCTGGATACCTTTGAAAGATTTCCCATAATTGAGGGCTGTCGCGCTTCGAGTAAGGTTATGGCTGAGGGGCTGAACTCACTCAAAGAGGAGTTCGACTTCGTTAAATTTGTCCGCGGCGAAGGGTTGGTATGGGGTGTTGAGATGGAAAGCGATGAGATCGCCGCAGAGGCCGTGTTGAAATGCTATCTGCAGTATAAATCAGATGGGTTAGGGCTTCACTTGATGGGACCGCTTGCGGGAAAGGTGCTGAGGGTTTCCCCGCCTCTGGTGATAAAGCCAAACGAGGTGAGGATCGGATTGGAATTAATGCGCAGAGCGCTCGCTCAGATTCGCTGAATTTTAACATTAAGCTGGGCGCTTCTGGTTTGAGAGAAGGTTGTGTGTTATAATTAAGCCCGATGTGTATCAGTTCTGAATCGGAGGCGATATCCTAAGTGGGATTTCTCAATTCGATATACCTCTTTGGCCTTCTTTCCGCCGTTATACCGTTTCTGATCTATCTCTGGTTCCGCAGGCGGGCGAAGGTGATCGATTTCAGTACCCTGAGGTTTATCCTGGAAGCTCATAGGCGAAGTGTGAGGAGGATACAGTTCCGCCAGCTTATCGTTCTGATCCTCAGGGCGTTGATACTTGCCTTGATCGCCGCCGCGATAGCCCGGCCAATCCTCAGCGGTGCCCTCCCCGGGTTAAAGGCTCAGGCCCCAACAGCATGTGTCATCATCCTGGATAACTCTTACAGCATGGGATATGAAGGAATCAGGGGAAGATGGTTCGACCTCGCTAAGAAAAAGGCGTTAGAGGTGCTCAATTCATTAAAACGGGGCGATAGCGCATCCCTTATCCTCGCCTCAGATCACCCCGACATTCGATTTTCATCCCTTATTCAAAACCTGGATGAGATCAGGCTCGAAATACAGAACGCCACTCTTTCCTATCGTTCGACCGACATCCTCCGATCGATCGAAGTGGCCAACGAACTGCTGGAGCGGTCGGGAGAGGAGAACGGGGAGATATACCTGATCACCGATATGCGACGTAACGGCTGGCAGAACCTAGGAGGATCGAGGCTCAAATTAAAGGCCCATCTCTTCATCCTGCCTGTCGGAGAGGAAAGCCCCGATAATATCGCCATCACCTCGGTGAAGTTCAATAGATCGATCCTGCCTGTGAACATACCGGTTAAGATGGATGTGAGAGTGCGAAACTTCTCCGATGCTCCTATAAAGGATGCTGTCTTGGAAGTATCGGTGGATGGGGAGAAGAGACGACAGATGACTATTTCCATACCACCCGGCGATGAGGTGAGAAAGGAGATCACCTACATCTTCAGAACGCCTGGATATCATTTTGGATGGATTCAGATCTCGGGCGACAGGTTGGCGGCGGATAACAGGCGGTTTTTCTCAAGATATGTGAGCGGAGGGGTGAAAGCCCTATGTATCAGCGATAGAACTTCCTACCTGACGTATGCGCTTAATCCCTCGCTGGGTTTGATCTACGAGGAAAGTCCAGCTATTATCCCGACATCGCTTACCACAGAGCGGTTCGAGAGGGAGATAAACGACATTCCGCTGGAATCATACGATCTGCTTGTACTGGGGGCCGGATTCAGCATGAGCCAAACGGTCGCTGCGAGGGTGGTGGATTACGTGGAAAACGGGGGAAAATTGCTCGTGTTCCTGGGAGGGGAGGACAAGATTCCTGATCTTAAGGGTCTCGAGCCGATATTGCCCGCCCTGCCAGTTCAGATCAGGGAGGCTGATCCTCCGCTGAAACTGGGATCGTTCGATCGAAGACATCCTGCCCTGGAGCCTTTTAATCAGGAGATGATCTCAGGACCGCTTTCCCCGGATTTCTTCAACATATACGCCTTAAAAGTAAAAGATAAGTCCGAAAACCTGATGAGATTCTCCGATGGTACCCCCGTCATTCTTGATAGGAAAACGGGCTTGGGCGAGGTGGTTCTTCTCAACGTTTCCTCCTGGAACTTGAACTGGACGAATTTTCCCCTTAAGCCCATTTTCCTGCCGCTGGTTCAACAGATCGTCCTCTATTTGGCCTCCCCCCTTCAGGAAACGGAGGTCGGGGTAGGGGGCAGAACGGTGTTGGATGTCGGAGAGATACGATCGGTTAAAGTCTCTCTCATCTCAGAAGGTGAGTTTCCTCAGATATCCCTGCCTGTGAACGAGAGTGGGAAGGTGGAGTTCGCCGAAACATCTATGCCGGGAATCTACAGGATCGATCCAAGCTCAAAAGGTGGACGTACGATCTATCTCTCGGTGAACGTTCCGATAGATGAATCGGATCTGTCGGAGATCGATCCGGAGGTTATATCAAAGGCCTTTGGGGGAAACTCCGTTCTGATCGATTCAGTCTCCGACATCGAACGTCAAATCCGCAGGATGAGAAGGGGAACGGAGATATGGGGTTGGCTCTTAGCGATGGCCTTGGGGCTGATGGCCGTTGAGACGGTCCTATCTAACCTAGGCGCGGGGGTAAAATGATCGGGAGAACGTTGGTCTTTCTTACCCTCCTGACGATCGCCGCTTTCTCCAGAGGCGAGATAGGTCATCCGGAGTATCTCTTCATCAAGGATATCACATTTAACGGTAACAGATCCATACCTTCCACCGACCTTCAGGAAGCGCTGGGGATAAAAAAGGGGGATATCTACGATAGAAGGAAGCTTCGCGAGGGAATCGATCGGGTAAGGGCGCTTTACATAAGCAAGGGTTACACCTTTATGCGGGTGATAAAGATCACCCCATGGGTGTTCGACCACGATGTTATATTGAAGATAACCCTGGACGAAGGGATCATCGGTAAAATAGAGGTGATAGGCAATTGGAGGACAAAAACGGAGGTGATCAAACGTGAACTTCTATTTCGAGAGGGTGACCCGTATAACCGTGAGGATGCGCTTGAAAGCGAAAGGATACTCAGGAGGAAATCATACCTTGGCGGCGCCGATATAACAGCCGCTTTCGATGAGAGGATAAACGCCGTATCGGTAACGGTTAAGGTCATAGACCTATGGACTTTCTTCCCTTTTATCAGCCTTCCCATATCAAGTGAAGGAAATTCGAAGCTAATCCTGGGCCTTTACGACATGAACCTCTTCGGATACGGTCAGAGCTTGATGTTCAAATATGAGCGTGAGAGCGTGGATGGTGTGAACCGTAGAATCGGCGGTTCCTTTTCAGATCCCAGAATAATAGGCACGCATTGGCATCTCACAGCCAGCTATTTCAGCCAGTCAATAGGGGATTCCTGGAGGCTAAGTCTTGTCAGGCCCCTTTACTCCTTAAAGGCCAAATGGTCGGCCGAGATTAAAGGGGCAGACATACACGATTTGCTGAACCGGTATAAAGGAGGGAAGGTGGTAGCGGAATATCATCACGCTTTAAGCACATGGGATCTGCTGCTGACCCGATCGACCGGCACAAGGCGGAGATACAATCGAATCTCGATATGGCACTCTTATCGCGAGGATCTCTTCACCTTAACGGGGGGACGGGATATAATCGGCTCCCCCAAAAATCGGAAGCTCAGCACGTTAGGCCTTACAGCTATGCACGCCAGCTCTGAATTCGTGCGGGATAAGTTCGTGGACAAGCTAGGTGATGTAGAGGATATAGAGCTTGGTTCCGGCTATCAGATCAGTCTCTTCCACTCGGATAGGATCTACGGATCAGACCGCAATGAAACCGGCGTATCAGCGCGTTTCCACTCGACAAACAGGATGTACGGAGGTTATCTGAGATCGGAGATGAGGCTAAAATCAGGTCTCAGGGAGATATCGTTTGATAATTCCGTTTTCTCCGGTCAGGTTCGATATCTGATGAAGGCGAAATCCCAGCCTCATTCCCTCGCTTTCAGGCTGGCCTGGCGGATGGGGGTTGATCCCTATCTGAACCGTCAGATCCTCCTGGGAAGCAATAACGGGTTAAGAGGATATCGATCCAACAGATTTGAAGGGGAGAGCATGCTGCTGTTGAACTGTGAGGTAAGGGTGCTCTTCTTTAAAACCAGATATCTCGTCCTAGGTGGGGTGCTGTTTGCCGATATGGGATATATCTGGCATGGTAAGTTCGAGGAGATCGAACCATCGAAGATCAGAAGGGGAATCGGTGTGGGGCTTAGGATAGAGCTGCCGCGTTTGAATGGCTCTCCTGTCTATAGGCTTGATGTGGGCTATCCGCTAGATCCTGAAAGAGGAGATCCAAGGCGGGTCATATCCTTTGGATTAGGCCATCTCTTTTGAAAATTCGTCAATTGTTTAACTCCTTAAACACTCTCTCCGTGGCGTACATCCCCTCTCCATCGATCTCAAAGCCTCGATGTTTTCGTATATAAACCCGATGTTAATATGGGTGAACATTTCATATGCGCGGTGGAAACCAGGATGAAACCTTCTTCATCCTTAAAACCCGCATAGTTATTGCCTTTGAAAGACCTTTCCCCTTTTATGAAGCACCTGGCATATCTATTGCACAAAGGAGGAATGACCGGTGATATGAAAGACCTGAAAAAATCTGCGAGGGAGGAGCTATGGATAGAGATATTCTCGAAGGCAAGGTGATAACTTTGCCATCCTATAACGGCAAGCATAAAGCGATAGTGGGAACAAGTCCGTCCTTTATGAAGGCGCTTGAACTTGCTCAGAAGGTTGCCCAAAGCGATGTGACAGTTATGATATTGGGTGAAACGGGGACTGGAAAGGAGCTACTGGCCAGATTCATTCATCATAATAGCAAAAGGAGATCCGCCCCCTTCGTACCGGTTCACTGTGCCTCTATCCCTGAAACTCTGCTTGAAAGCGAACTTTTCGGATATGAACCTGGGGCCTTCACGGGAGCCACCAAAAGGAAGATGGGAAAGTTCGAGAGGGCTCATGGCGGCACCCTATTTCTGGACGAGATAGGAGATATGCCCCTTTCAATGCAAGTGAAGGTTTTAAGAGCTCTGCAGGAGAAGGAGATCGAAAGGGTTGGCGGTTTAGAAACTATAAACATCGATGTCAGGGTGATAGCCGCCACCAATCGTAACCTTCAGGAGGAGGTGGAAAACGGGAATTTCAGGAATGACCTCTATTACAGGATCAGCACCGTCCCAATCTACCTACCACCTTTGAGAGAGAGAAAAGAGGATATTCCGGTGTTGGTGGAATTCTTCATCAGAGCGGCGACCGGGGAAAATGGGCCTCAGATTACAGTCTCAGATGAGGCGATGGAGATGATGCTGGAATATACCTGGCCAGGCAATGTTCGCGAGCTTGAAAACGTGATCCACAGAGCGGTCGTGCTGCAGACAGACGGGATAATCAGACCCGAACATCTATGGCTTTCAGAGAAATCACCGATAGCTAAAGGATATGGAGCAGAGCCTCCTAAGCGATCGACTTCCAGAGCCAGGAAGACAACCGATCTGAAAGCGGCAGCCAAAGAGGCCGAAAAGAAAGCGATTCTTCAAGCGTTAATAGCCAACAAGTGGAACAGAACCAAAACGGCCAAGCAGCTTGGCATAAGCTACAGAGCTCTAATGTACAAACTCAAAGAATATGGCCTAAGGGAGATGGAATATTCGGACATAGCGAAGGAAATTATGAACCCCGGTACCTGATCGGGAACCTTTCTTCAGATTTCAAAGGGGAAAAGTTCCCCCTCCTTTTCCACTGGGAATCTTCCTGCCTAAATTGGTAAAAAGCTTGCACATACCGCTTTGGCAGGTGTTTCTAGGGAAATGATGAGCGTTATTGGAGTTCTACCGGTCTTTTATATGCAATAATTTGCATATCATGTCAATTGCCTGAAACCTCCCTTCCCCTCGACAAACCCGCGTATCAAGCGGGTTTGTCACCCCATTTTATGTCCTGGTATGCAAGTTGC is a window of Candidatus Poribacteria bacterium DNA encoding:
- a CDS encoding sigma-54-dependent Fis family transcriptional regulator, which encodes MDRDILEGKVITLPSYNGKHKAIVGTSPSFMKALELAQKVAQSDVTVMILGETGTGKELLARFIHHNSKRRSAPFVPVHCASIPETLLESELFGYEPGAFTGATKRKMGKFERAHGGTLFLDEIGDMPLSMQVKVLRALQEKEIERVGGLETINIDVRVIAATNRNLQEEVENGNFRNDLYYRISTVPIYLPPLRERKEDIPVLVEFFIRAATGENGPQITVSDEAMEMMLEYTWPGNVRELENVIHRAVVLQTDGIIRPEHLWLSEKSPIAKGYGAEPPKRSTSRARKTTDLKAAAKEAEKKAILQALIANKWNRTKTAKQLGISYRALMYKLKEYGLREMEYSDIAKEIMNPGT
- a CDS encoding BatA domain-containing protein, giving the protein MGFLNSIYLFGLLSAVIPFLIYLWFRRRAKVIDFSTLRFILEAHRRSVRRIQFRQLIVLILRALILALIAAAIARPILSGALPGLKAQAPTACVIILDNSYSMGYEGIRGRWFDLAKKKALEVLNSLKRGDSASLILASDHPDIRFSSLIQNLDEIRLEIQNATLSYRSTDILRSIEVANELLERSGEENGEIYLITDMRRNGWQNLGGSRLKLKAHLFILPVGEESPDNIAITSVKFNRSILPVNIPVKMDVRVRNFSDAPIKDAVLEVSVDGEKRRQMTISIPPGDEVRKEITYIFRTPGYHFGWIQISGDRLAADNRRFFSRYVSGGVKALCISDRTSYLTYALNPSLGLIYEESPAIIPTSLTTERFEREINDIPLESYDLLVLGAGFSMSQTVAARVVDYVENGGKLLVFLGGEDKIPDLKGLEPILPALPVQIREADPPLKLGSFDRRHPALEPFNQEMISGPLSPDFFNIYALKVKDKSENLMRFSDGTPVILDRKTGLGEVVLLNVSSWNLNWTNFPLKPIFLPLVQQIVLYLASPLQETEVGVGGRTVLDVGEIRSVKVSLISEGEFPQISLPVNESGKVEFAETSMPGIYRIDPSSKGGRTIYLSVNVPIDESDLSEIDPEVISKAFGGNSVLIDSVSDIERQIRRMRRGTEIWGWLLAMALGLMAVETVLSNLGAGVK
- a CDS encoding aspartate aminotransferase family protein, with the protein product MKRERIVRIEGEPKSNEIRRKAAELIARGHKTYTPTQAVISRAEGVYLWTVDGAKLLDFASGVLVANLGHNNRYFERRFEEYCRGIPRTAYNTFTPLEIQAAERLIASLNSPRLQRVMWAATGSEGIIKAIWSAMHRYPDRHIILATRGGFHGKKGLAGDITGESSKNPNVRFISFPLCDYCQEVEPERKGMEEVCRPKYERELKALAEEFPGKICALVTEPYLGARGSFHPPKWYLQLLDRWCHENDVPFILDEVQSCLGRTGEMYAFQKYGIEPDIVVLGKGVGNGEPVSVVVGRDDLIDSLDYGEGSDTYSGNPRACAAILAVLDTFERFPIIEGCRASSKVMAEGLNSLKEEFDFVKFVRGEGLVWGVEMESDEIAAEAVLKCYLQYKSDGLGLHLMGPLAGKVLRVSPPLVIKPNEVRIGLELMRRALAQIR
- a CDS encoding BamA/TamA family outer membrane protein, with the protein product MIGRTLVFLTLLTIAAFSRGEIGHPEYLFIKDITFNGNRSIPSTDLQEALGIKKGDIYDRRKLREGIDRVRALYISKGYTFMRVIKITPWVFDHDVILKITLDEGIIGKIEVIGNWRTKTEVIKRELLFREGDPYNREDALESERILRRKSYLGGADITAAFDERINAVSVTVKVIDLWTFFPFISLPISSEGNSKLILGLYDMNLFGYGQSLMFKYERESVDGVNRRIGGSFSDPRIIGTHWHLTASYFSQSIGDSWRLSLVRPLYSLKAKWSAEIKGADIHDLLNRYKGGKVVAEYHHALSTWDLLLTRSTGTRRRYNRISIWHSYREDLFTLTGGRDIIGSPKNRKLSTLGLTAMHASSEFVRDKFVDKLGDVEDIELGSGYQISLFHSDRIYGSDRNETGVSARFHSTNRMYGGYLRSEMRLKSGLREISFDNSVFSGQVRYLMKAKSQPHSLAFRLAWRMGVDPYLNRQILLGSNNGLRGYRSNRFEGESMLLLNCEVRVLFFKTRYLVLGGVLFADMGYIWHGKFEEIEPSKIRRGIGVGLRIELPRLNGSPVYRLDVGYPLDPERGDPRRVISFGLGHLF